In the genome of Chaetodon trifascialis isolate fChaTrf1 chromosome 21, fChaTrf1.hap1, whole genome shotgun sequence, the window attcaTTTACAGTTACACACCTTAGTGTACAATAAAAAACAGTGCTGGAATATTCAACAACATTGCCATTTCATGTTTACATTGATGGAAATTGATAAGGGGAATAAAGTTGCACATTCAGTTGTGACAACTGCACACAGTTTGTATTTCAGCACATCTTAACATAATAATGTCCTTACAAACCAGAACCCACATCACAAATTACATTTCTATCTCTGCACATAGATCGCCTACAATCTCTCAGTGCACGGTGACAAATAtcaaagagctttttttttcccttctggctaagtgttttgtttttcacaaacTGGCTGCTTCTGCACAGCACAGCGCGTTTGTGCTGTTACACCACTCAGCAGCACAGGTCATGGTTGGAGGTGGTTGCAGCTGTCACTGGCAGCCGCATTCATCCACAATCATGTCCTCGTGATGGCGAAGGAGCATTTCTCCGTTCTCGTAGTACAGCATGCTTAATGGGCTCATTTTGGTTGGCGCGCAGCAGGGTGATGCCACTCTGTCAGGGTGGTAATGTTTCAGTAAACTctgggaaagagagaaacaaagggTTTAGATGGATTATTCCAGAGTGTTTAATTAAAGAtacaaagacaaatatttatttttaaattgacAAAGAAAAGCGtgaaatcctcacatctgagaagtTACAGATTAATaccagcagcacacactgatgTGGATCTACTGAGTCTCAGATCAAATctaagataaaaacaaaaacaccgcCATGGATAGACAGATCACCTGCACCACTCACCTGCATGTAAGCGTGATTTGTTGGATTTAGGTCTTCTCCCAGGGGTCCAGGGCAGGAACCCTCACAGCGGTAGGCGTTATATCTTTTCGGGAAGATGATCCAGGACCCCCAGCCAATTTGATTAAAGTCTACATGCAGGTCGACTCTGCGACAGAGAGATTTTTCACTCCCTCTTTTGGACGCCTGCAGGCTTCTCACTGTTTGTTCTTTCTGGCCCCGTTTGCTCCTGCGCCTCTTCGGCCAGCGGGCCTTTTTGATTTCAGCAGGGGTCAAGAACTTGGATTGTTCAGCTGTATGGAGTAAGCTCGCTTTGGCCTTCGAGTTTTCATCCGAGCCAGTGTGTGAGAAGACGACCAGCAAGGCCCGGTCACTCAcgtcctcctctcttttctccgcATAGACAGGCTGATCGGGAAACGACAggcctctctttgtctttgtcactttCCTTCTTCTCGACAGTCTTTTGTGTCGAACTCTCATAGTCAGTTTTTGTCTAAGCCAGCTCAAGAGAGGACGTGTCACGTTGAACACTTTCCAGCTCTGTGATGAAGTGACCAGCGATGATTCAGTGAGCAGCCCCACCAGCTGCTGTTCCTGGCAGCCCTTGTGCATATGGCACACATGGCCATGCTGGTGATAGACCT includes:
- the ndr2 gene encoding nodal-related 2 gives rise to the protein MRPLGLLAFALHASALLLLVQGIQRTRDGVYMRPLQRFSVVDRSTGYHLPTYMMHLYRNFKSNFSRPKDALEQDAAKQADTVKSVVAKSLTYRQRRWIATFDLYALLADKQIQAAELRLRLPRTQSASNITVEVYHQHGHVCHMHKGCQEQQLVGLLTESSLVTSSQSWKVFNVTRPLLSWLRQKLTMRVRHKRLSRRRKVTKTKRGLSFPDQPVYAEKREEDVSDRALLVVFSHTGSDENSKAKASLLHTAEQSKFLTPAEIKKARWPKRRRSKRGQKEQTVRSLQASKRGSEKSLCRRVDLHVDFNQIGWGSWIIFPKRYNAYRCEGSCPGPLGEDLNPTNHAYMQSLLKHYHPDRVASPCCAPTKMSPLSMLYYENGEMLLRHHEDMIVDECGCQ